Proteins co-encoded in one Opitutus terrae PB90-1 genomic window:
- the treZ gene encoding malto-oligosyltrehalose trehalohydrolase: METSIDVAIRPGAHVQPRGVRYCVWAPDHERLAVQVRRADGTVARLPLEPQPEGYHVGEDAIGAAGNRYIIELSDGTLRPDPASRFQPEGVHGWSECIDPHEYRWRCTGWRRPGWRGQSIYELHVGTFTREGTFQSAARRLEHIAALGVRAIELMPVADFPGSRNWGYDGVALYAPARCYGRPDDLRAFVDAAHEHGLAVILDVVYNHLGPDGNYLSQFGRAYFNPEHHTPWGQALNFDGPDNRPVRDYFLHNAVAWLDEFRFDGLRLDATHAIRDDSPRHLLAELADVAQERGAFLIAEDERNSCDILRRPDGAGAGLDAAWADDFHHQVRVALTGVQDAYFKNYAGSPEQVAATLRHGWFYRGQPYPSWKGRPRGEPCDHLSPHAFVLCIENHDQVGNRGRGERLEHLIAPAAFRAASGLLCLAPYPLLIFMGQEWAASAPFLFFTDHAGELGTKVSEGRRKEFSEFARDHASGLGTVPDPQALETFTRSKLSWDELRLSPYATVLHLYRACLRERGAWLEEVAADRARWSVEALERAVAIRYRPAAGPERLVLTSLEGGARLSLQADSRLRPPAGHSWQLALDSNASWIETAAGAPPERVVTCATSALPGVDTLVFTAPATLLLVARPTEERVRS; the protein is encoded by the coding sequence ATGGAAACTTCGATCGACGTTGCCATTCGACCCGGCGCGCACGTGCAACCGCGCGGAGTGCGGTACTGCGTCTGGGCGCCTGACCACGAACGGCTGGCGGTGCAGGTCCGGCGGGCCGACGGCACCGTGGCCCGGCTGCCCCTCGAGCCTCAGCCGGAGGGTTATCACGTCGGCGAAGACGCCATCGGCGCGGCGGGTAATCGCTACATCATCGAACTGAGCGATGGCACGTTGCGGCCCGACCCGGCTTCGCGGTTTCAACCGGAGGGCGTGCATGGCTGGTCGGAGTGCATCGATCCGCACGAGTATCGCTGGCGGTGCACCGGCTGGCGTCGACCCGGCTGGCGCGGCCAGTCGATCTATGAGCTGCATGTGGGCACGTTCACGCGCGAGGGCACGTTTCAGTCGGCGGCCCGCCGGCTGGAGCACATCGCCGCGTTGGGCGTGCGCGCGATCGAGCTCATGCCCGTCGCGGATTTTCCCGGCAGCCGCAATTGGGGCTACGACGGCGTGGCGCTCTACGCGCCGGCGCGCTGCTATGGCCGGCCGGACGATCTGCGGGCGTTCGTCGACGCGGCGCACGAGCACGGACTCGCGGTGATTCTCGACGTCGTCTACAACCACCTCGGTCCCGATGGCAATTACCTGAGCCAGTTCGGCCGCGCCTACTTCAATCCGGAGCACCACACGCCCTGGGGCCAGGCGTTGAACTTCGACGGACCCGACAACCGGCCGGTGCGCGATTATTTTCTCCACAACGCCGTCGCCTGGCTCGACGAATTCCGCTTCGACGGACTACGGCTCGACGCGACGCACGCGATCCGCGATGACTCGCCGCGGCACCTGCTCGCCGAGCTCGCCGACGTGGCGCAGGAGCGCGGCGCCTTCCTGATCGCGGAGGACGAGCGCAACTCGTGCGACATCCTGCGGCGGCCCGACGGCGCCGGCGCGGGGCTCGACGCCGCGTGGGCCGACGATTTTCACCACCAGGTGCGGGTGGCGCTGACGGGGGTGCAGGACGCGTATTTCAAGAATTACGCCGGCTCGCCCGAGCAGGTGGCTGCGACCTTGCGGCACGGCTGGTTTTATCGCGGGCAGCCGTATCCCTCCTGGAAGGGCCGGCCCCGCGGCGAACCCTGCGATCACCTCTCTCCCCACGCGTTCGTCCTGTGTATCGAGAACCACGACCAGGTCGGCAATCGCGGGCGCGGCGAGCGGCTGGAACACCTGATCGCGCCCGCGGCTTTTCGCGCCGCCTCGGGGCTGCTGTGTCTCGCGCCTTATCCGCTGCTGATCTTCATGGGCCAGGAGTGGGCGGCGAGCGCGCCGTTTCTGTTCTTCACCGATCACGCGGGTGAGCTGGGCACCAAGGTGTCGGAAGGCCGGCGCAAGGAGTTTTCGGAGTTTGCGCGCGATCACGCCTCAGGCCTCGGCACGGTGCCCGATCCGCAGGCGCTGGAGACGTTCACGCGTTCGAAACTGTCTTGGGACGAACTGCGGCTCAGTCCGTACGCGACCGTGCTGCACCTGTATCGCGCCTGCTTGCGGGAGCGCGGCGCGTGGCTTGAGGAGGTCGCGGCGGATCGGGCGCGCTGGTCGGTCGAGGCCCTCGAGCGCGCCGTGGCGATTCGCTATCGTCCCGCCGCGGGCCCGGAGCGGCTGGTGCTGACCTCGCTCGAGGGCGGCGCGCGGCTGTCACTCCAGGCGGATTCCCGGCTGCGACCGCCGGCCGGTCACAGCTGGCAGCTGGCGCTCGACAGCAATGCGAGTTGGATCGAAACCGCCGCGGGCGCGCCCCCGGAACGCGTGGTGACCTGTGCCACGTCGGCGCTGCCGGGGGTGGATACGCTGGTGTTCACGGCGCCGGCGACCTTGTTGCTGGTCGCGCGGCCGACGGAGGAGCGGGTGCGATCGTGA